In Ammoniphilus sp. CFH 90114, the DNA window AGCTAATCCTAACCATTCGGATCCACGGTGGCTAATTAATAGGTCATCATCTGCTAATTGGTAAATTAGTTCAGCTAAGGTTTCCAAGTATTGTTGGTCTTGCTTCGCTTCTTCTGGTGTTTGATATATTTTACTCACTTTACTCGCCCCTCCCTTTATCCCTTACACTTTTGCACTTGGTGTGTTTTTTTCTTTTAACTCACGCCACTTCGATGGAATGTATCCATAGTGAGCTGGCTGACGATAGTCCTTATTCTCAAGGCGAAGAAGTGCTTGGCGGTTCTCAGGAGACATGTAGTGAATATGATCTCTCTTGACGACAAAAAGATTGGCTGGTACTTCTTCTCTTCGCATGAAGTTATCCTGTGCCATACTTAAAGCAATCTCAGGGTTTGGAGCCAGTAAGCTGAACTGGCTCTCAAACTTCGACGTTAAATCCTTCTGGCTGAAGACCTCGTATACATCATAATCTTTGATTTCTTGGTTACTCATGGATTACACCTCTCCCTAGCTGATTTCCTCTTGCTTTTTAAGTAGAGCTTCTCTTACCCAGGCATTATTCTCGAAGCCGATCTTACGAAGGTTCAAGCGGTTCTGAGAGCGCGGCCCTTGGTTCTTGGCAATAACATCTCTTAAGTAAGTGTAATCGGCATGAGTATATACCCATTTTTGTTTTTCTTCATCGTAATAGATATTCTCGTCTGGGACCTTGAGTCCAAGTGCTTGGATTTGTGGGACATATTTATCAAGGAATTCTTGTCTTAACTCCTCATTTGTCTTATATCTGATCTTGTAACGAATATTTTGTTCTTGGTTACTCTTGAGTCCGCCTTCTTCTGGTGGACCGAAGAACATTAACAGAGCTGGCCACCAACGGTTTAATGCGTCTTGCATCATCTCACGTTGCATCTCCGTACCGTCGCCAAGAGCGATAACCATATCTTCACCATGGTAAGCATGGAATCTTTCTTCTAGGATAATTCGCTTCAGTGCACGAGCGTATGGCGCATAAGAGGTATGAGCCAACATCTTCTGTGTAACGATCGCAGCTCCATCCACTAGCCAACCAATGAGTGCAGCATCTGCCCAACTCTTCGTTTCCATATGGAAGACGTTGTGGAACTTCAATTTACCGGAGAATAAATCAGACATAATATCCTCTCTGGACTTACCCAGTGGCTTCATTAAATCTTCCGCAACACGAATGAGTAATTGTCCGTGTCCAACTTCATCTTGAACCTTAGCCATGAGGGATAGCTTTCTCTTTAAGGTAGGAGTCTTAGGTACCCACTCCTTCTCGGGAAACGCTCCCATAATCTCGCTAAGACCATGCATAGCGATAAGTTTAATCAACTGAATACGGTAATCTTCTGGCATCCAATCGTCTGCCTCAATCTTTTCTCCACGTCCAATCTTTGCAATAAACTCATTGTATTTC includes these proteins:
- a CDS encoding 1,2-phenylacetyl-CoA epoxidase subunit B; its protein translation is MSNQEIKDYDVYEVFSQKDLTSKFESQFSLLAPNPEIALSMAQDNFMRREEVPANLFVVKRDHIHYMSPENRQALLRLENKDYRQPAHYGYIPSKWRELKEKNTPSAKV
- the paaA gene encoding 1,2-phenylacetyl-CoA epoxidase subunit PaaA; translated protein: MVEKAEMVTTQEEQAKYNEFIAKIGRGEKIEADDWMPEDYRIQLIKLIAMHGLSEIMGAFPEKEWVPKTPTLKRKLSLMAKVQDEVGHGQLLIRVAEDLMKPLGKSREDIMSDLFSGKLKFHNVFHMETKSWADAALIGWLVDGAAIVTQKMLAHTSYAPYARALKRIILEERFHAYHGEDMVIALGDGTEMQREMMQDALNRWWPALLMFFGPPEEGGLKSNQEQNIRYKIRYKTNEELRQEFLDKYVPQIQALGLKVPDENIYYDEEKQKWVYTHADYTYLRDVIAKNQGPRSQNRLNLRKIGFENNAWVREALLKKQEEIS